The following coding sequences lie in one Hippopotamus amphibius kiboko isolate mHipAmp2 chromosome 7, mHipAmp2.hap2, whole genome shotgun sequence genomic window:
- the LOC130857462 gene encoding transcription elongation factor A protein-like 9, whose amino-acid sequence MKPCQKFEGKPENESEPKLKDKSNPEEKPEEEEEPEEEEKTEGTFREMLIQSLQEFKEDIHNRHLSKEDMFREVNEIEEIRRVRNKLIVMRWKVNRNHPYPCLM is encoded by the coding sequence ATGAAACCCTGTCAAAAATTTGAAGGAAAACCAGAAAATGAGAGTGAACCAAAACTTAAGGACAAGTCAAATCCTGAGGAAaagccagaggaggaggaagagccagaggaggaggaaaaaacagAAGGAACTTTTAGAGAAATGTTGATTCAGTCTCTCCAGGaatttaaagaagatatacacaacAGACATTTAAGCAAGGAAGATATGTTTAGAGAAGTGAATGAAATAGAGGAGATAAGGAGAGTAAGAAACAAACTTATAGTGATGCGTTGGAAGGTTAATCGAAACCATCCTTACCCCTGTTTAATGTAG